From the Sulfuriferula nivalis genome, the window GTGGCAGTCGGTGACGGGCAGTCAGGAAGCAAACGAAACACCAGTACAAACCGCCATCCGTGAAGTTGCGGAAGAGACAGGGTTGGACACAGCCCTATATCAGCTGAACGATCTGAACTACGTCAATGAATATGAAATCTACCCACGCTTCCGTCACCGTTACGCACCCGGTATCACACAAAATACGGAACATGTATTCAGCCTGACTGTGCCTGCACCAGTAACCGTAACCCTAGCCGAACGGGAGCATCTGCGTTATATTTGGTTACCCGCTAGCTTGGCGGCACAAAGATGTTTTTCCCCAAGCAATCAGGCGGCAATTCTTCAACTATTAGGAAACTCAGATGATTAATATAACAGTCGATAAAAATATTCTGCATGCTACCGTTCTGGGCGAATTCACCATCGCTGATTTCAAAGAATTTGAAAACAACATACTGTATGACGTCAAGTTTCAGGGGAAAGTTAATTTAGTTATTGATTTACGCGACATGCTTGATTTCACCATAGATGTCGTTTGGGAAGAAATACGCTTCAGCCGTGAGCATGCACATGAATTTAACAAAGTCGCTATCATCACCACTGAAGCCTGGCTCACATGGAGCGCATGGATAAACCGTTTCTTTGTAGATGCAGAGATACAAGTATTTGAAACTATTGAATTCGCTGACGCATGGGTTGCAAGCTAACTACATAACAAAAGGGGTGGCAAATGCCACCCCTTATTATCGTTTCACAAATATCTATCAGCCATTATTGATCGGTTTCAACTTCCAAATTTCACGATTATATTCAAGCATCGTTCTATCAGTAGAGAAGAATCCACTCGCAGCAGTATTTAATATACTCATACTGGTCCATTTCTCAGTATCTTGCCAAGCTGTTGCAACAGCCTGTTGAGCATCAATATAACTACGGAAATCAGCCAAGGTCATCCATGGATCAGTTGATGACATCATCGAATTAATAATGTCATCAAAAATCCCTGGCTCACATGCATTAAAGTGACCGCTACGCAACAAATCCATCACTGCACGTAAATCCGCATCTTTCTCGACATATTCCCAAGGGCGGTAATCATGACGCAATGCATCAACATGCTCTGCACGCAAACCGAACAGGAAGAAGTTTTCTTCACCCACAGCTTCCAGCATCTCAATATTAGCACCATCATAGGTACCTATAGTCATCGCACCATTCATCATGAACTTCATGTTACCTGTGCCCGATGCTTCTTTACCCGCTGTCGATATCTGTTCTGACAAGTCAGTCGCTGGGGCAATAATTTCCATGGCAGAAACACGATAGTTAGGCAAGAAAGCCACTTTCAAATGTCCTTGGGCATCAGGATCATTATTAATAACCTCAGCCAGGCTATTAACCAATTTAACGATACGTTTTGCCATGTAGTAACCTGGTGCTGCCTTCCCACCAATTAATACACAACGATTAACCATATGTTCGGTCTTACCCTGCTTAATTTGAACATACAAATGAATCACATGTAATAAATTCAGCAGCTGACGCTTATATTCATGTATCCGCTTCACCTGCACGTCAAACAAAGCATGTGGATCAAAATCAACGTCGCAATCAGCTTTCACTAAAGCCGCCAAGCGTTGTTTGTTAGCCAGTTTCACTGCGCGCCAATGCGCATGAAACGCTTTATGCTTAGCAGCCGCCAAAGGTTTCAATTTGACAATCTGGCTTAAATCAGCGATCCACTCGTCGCCAATCTGCTCACTAATGAGTGAAGTCATACCTGGATTAGCATGCGCTATCCAGCGACGTGGCGTCACACCATTAGTCTTATTATTGAATCTTTCTGGCCATAATTGGTAGAAATCATGGAACAGGCCATCTCGCAACAGTTGAGAGTGCAGCGCTGCAACACCATTCACTGAAAAACTACCGACAATAGCCAGCCAGGCCATGCGCACATGACGATAAGGCGCCTCACCGATGATAGACATACGTTGTTGCCGTTCAACGTCCCCTGGCCACTTCATGGAGACCTTACGCAAGAACTGCGCATTAATCTCATAAATTATTTCCAGCAAACGTGGTAGCAAACGTTCAAACAAACTGACGGGCCATTTTTCCAGCGCTTCAGGCAATAAAGTATGGTTGGTATATGCCATGCAACTCGACGTAATTGACCAAGCTTCATCCCAATGCAAACCATGCTCATCCAATAACAGCCGCATTAACTCTGCCACAGCGATAGTTGGGTGGGTGTCATTCATCTGAAATACATTTTCTACCGCAAACTTACGAAAATCCATTTCACCATGTCGAACCCATACCCGCATGGCATCTTTAATACTGGCTGAAGCCAGGAAATACTGCTGGCGTAAACGCAACTCCTTGCCATTTTCGCTGCTGTCATTAGGATACAACACCATGGAAATATCTTCGGCCTGATTCTTGGACTGAACCGCTTCGGTATAACTACCTGCATTAAATTCAATCAGATTGAATTCGTCAGTCGCTGCCGCTTTCCATAAACGCAAGGTATTAACCGTTTTATTACGATAGCCAGAAATTGGAATATCGTATGGAATAGCAAGAACATCGTGTGTGCTTATCCAGCGTGCACGTGAATTACCTTCTTTATCGATAAAATGTTCGGTATAACCACCAAATTGTATGCGTTGACTATATTCAATACGCTCGATTTCCCATGGATTGCCATTTTGTAGCCAATGGTCTGGCGCTTCCATCTGGTAACCATTCTCGATATATTGGCGGAACATACCGTATTCATAGCGTATACCGTAGCCCATCACAGGCAAACGCAAACTGGCGCAACTATCCATGAAACATGCGGCCAAACGACCCAAACCGCCATTACCCAAACCGGCATCCGGCTCTTCTTCAATAACTTCTTCAAGTTTTTGACTGTAATTAAGCATAGCCTGATCGGTCGCGGTGTGTATGCCCAAGTTAAGCAAATGATTGCCTAAGGCACGCCCGATTAAGAACTCTAACGACATATAAAATGCACGTCGGTTACCTGGCTGCAATTGTTCATTCCATGTATTACGCCAATCCACCATCAGTCGATCACGTACCGAATAAGCTAGCGCCTCATAGATATAATTAGGTGCGCAACCATGGAAACGACCTAAGTGATAAGACAAATAACGTTTAAAATCATGACCAATAGTTGCAGCGTCATCGACTAAAGGCTCTAATGTGAACGGTCGATAAACATGTTTCACGTATTCCTTCTTCATCACTGAACTCCCTTATATAAAGATAAATAGGCTTGGGCACTATGCTCCCAGCCAAATGAGTGATGCATACCTATACGTAAAATCGATTGCCATACTTTGGGTTGCAAATAATATACCAGCGCACGTTCCACAGCTGCAATCAGTGCCGCCGGTGTTAACTCATCAAAGACAAAACCATTTGCCGTACCATGTTCCAGGTGGAGCGGCGTAACATCAACTACGGTATCAGCCAATCCACCAGTGCGATAAACAATAGGCGGCGTACCGTAACGCAGACTGTACATTTGATTCAATCCGCATGGTTCAAAACGCGAAGGCATCAGAAACATATCAGCCCCAGCTTCTACCAGATGCGCCATGCCTTCATCATAACCAATGAATACGGCAACACGATTGGGATGACTAACTGCAAACTCATGCAGCTGCGCCTCATAACGCGCATCACCACTACCAACAAAAACAAAACGCATCGCCGTATGCGCCAACCATTGTGGTAAAGCAGCTAAGACCAAATCAATACCCTTTTGCTCAACCAGTCGACTCACCATGCCAATCACTGGTGTATGCATAGCGGCTTCATCGTCACTTAGATGGAATCGCTTCAATAGTGCCTGTTTATTCAATGCCTTACCCGGCTGACGACGGGTGGCGGTATAGTGTGCTGTCAGATAGCTATCTGATGCGGGATCCCATACGGATTCATCTATTCCATTCAAAATGCCATGCAACTTATGTTGAGCAACCTGCAATACCCCTTGCAAACCATAACCAAATTCTGGAGTACATATTTCACGTGCATAGGTAGGGCTCACTGTAGTGACTTCGTCTGCATACACGATACCTGCTTTGAGCATAGAGAAGCCGCCATAAAACTCTACACCGTCAGTAGTCCACCATTGCCGTGGCAACGCTAAACGATTAAAGTCATGCAAACTGAAATGACCACCATAAGCCATATTATGTATAGTGAAAATTGACTTGGGCGGATGTGGCAATTCCTTTAATAATCCTGGTATCAAACCAGTCTGCCAATCGTTGGCATGGACAACATTTGCGCGCCAGCCTAAACCCAGCGCATCGCCAGCCATCTCAACCACCGCCCGTGAAAACACGGTAAAGCGCTCAGCATTATCAGCCCAGTCTTCACCATCAGCTTGCAAATAGGGATTACCGGGACGGTCAAATAACGAAGCGCTATCAACCAACCATAACGGAAATGTAAATTGTGGGTGCTTAATTTCTAACACACGCACACTATGAGTGCGCTTTGATCCACGG encodes:
- the nudB gene encoding dihydroneopterin triphosphate diphosphatase is translated as MPYKTPISVLVVIHTPDLQVLLLERADNTGWWQSVTGSQEANETPVQTAIREVAEETGLDTALYQLNDLNYVNEYEIYPRFRHRYAPGITQNTEHVFSLTVPAPVTVTLAEREHLRYIWLPASLAAQRCFSPSNQAAILQLLGNSDD
- a CDS encoding STAS/SEC14 domain-containing protein, encoding MINITVDKNILHATVLGEFTIADFKEFENNILYDVKFQGKVNLVIDLRDMLDFTIDVVWEEIRFSREHAHEFNKVAIITTEAWLTWSAWINRFFVDAEIQVFETIEFADAWVAS
- a CDS encoding glycogen/starch/alpha-glucan phosphorylase — encoded protein: MKKEYVKHVYRPFTLEPLVDDAATIGHDFKRYLSYHLGRFHGCAPNYIYEALAYSVRDRLMVDWRNTWNEQLQPGNRRAFYMSLEFLIGRALGNHLLNLGIHTATDQAMLNYSQKLEEVIEEEPDAGLGNGGLGRLAACFMDSCASLRLPVMGYGIRYEYGMFRQYIENGYQMEAPDHWLQNGNPWEIERIEYSQRIQFGGYTEHFIDKEGNSRARWISTHDVLAIPYDIPISGYRNKTVNTLRLWKAAATDEFNLIEFNAGSYTEAVQSKNQAEDISMVLYPNDSSENGKELRLRQQYFLASASIKDAMRVWVRHGEMDFRKFAVENVFQMNDTHPTIAVAELMRLLLDEHGLHWDEAWSITSSCMAYTNHTLLPEALEKWPVSLFERLLPRLLEIIYEINAQFLRKVSMKWPGDVERQQRMSIIGEAPYRHVRMAWLAIVGSFSVNGVAALHSQLLRDGLFHDFYQLWPERFNNKTNGVTPRRWIAHANPGMTSLISEQIGDEWIADLSQIVKLKPLAAAKHKAFHAHWRAVKLANKQRLAALVKADCDVDFDPHALFDVQVKRIHEYKRQLLNLLHVIHLYVQIKQGKTEHMVNRCVLIGGKAAPGYYMAKRIVKLVNSLAEVINNDPDAQGHLKVAFLPNYRVSAMEIIAPATDLSEQISTAGKEASGTGNMKFMMNGAMTIGTYDGANIEMLEAVGEENFFLFGLRAEHVDALRHDYRPWEYVEKDADLRAVMDLLRSGHFNACEPGIFDDIINSMMSSTDPWMTLADFRSYIDAQQAVATAWQDTEKWTSMSILNTAASGFFSTDRTMLEYNREIWKLKPINNG
- the glgA gene encoding glycogen synthase GlgA; this encodes MPTSTRVLFAASEAYPLIKTGGLGDVAYSLPHALHKAGVDVRLILPAYRKVLMHAESIRILGWLDVRGSKRTHSVRVLEIKHPQFTFPLWLVDSASLFDRPGNPYLQADGEDWADNAERFTVFSRAVVEMAGDALGLGWRANVVHANDWQTGLIPGLLKELPHPPKSIFTIHNMAYGGHFSLHDFNRLALPRQWWTTDGVEFYGGFSMLKAGIVYADEVTTVSPTYAREICTPEFGYGLQGVLQVAQHKLHGILNGIDESVWDPASDSYLTAHYTATRRQPGKALNKQALLKRFHLSDDEAAMHTPVIGMVSRLVEQKGIDLVLAALPQWLAHTAMRFVFVGSGDARYEAQLHEFAVSHPNRVAVFIGYDEGMAHLVEAGADMFLMPSRFEPCGLNQMYSLRYGTPPIVYRTGGLADTVVDVTPLHLEHGTANGFVFDELTPAALIAAVERALVYYLQPKVWQSILRIGMHHSFGWEHSAQAYLSLYKGVQ